In Zymoseptoria tritici IPO323 chromosome 7, whole genome shotgun sequence, a single genomic region encodes these proteins:
- a CDS encoding secreted FAD-dependent oxidoreductase (Secreted FAD-dependent oxidoreductase; FAD linked oxidase, N-terminal; similar to oxygen oxidoreductase. Involved in electron transport, energy production and conversion.), translated as MQYLALLAGLLASAAAVPTSDTLKICDYLYQKYPNFLAYDTLGLSALKTVANASQYTEINSVYWNNENSYAYRAACAFFPDNAEKVSDAVKQLNKYPSVKFGLKSGGHNPAPGFSAVDQGVLISFEPNLASTTRTADGNHFLVGPGARWGDVYKEAGKTQQIVVGGRLGHIGVGGFVLGGGLSYYSAQYGLACDNVDNFEVVLADGTITNANRTSEPELFFSLRGGGNQFAIVTQMTMQAHPEGVNGQVWGGIRAYSSEKRHELFRAVTNFIRTYPDAKAAIIPVFQFGLPLNLLNAVTGPIVFFFYDGPTPPSSLFAEFDAITPLVSDTSTKSYYDLSQEAGGASLNGFGNSFREVTVQNLPEDMMVDYLDVYWNRTYKRVLTDGLEQPLDVQLVGFTPQPVSVRIAEASQAQGGNALGLDPKNGDRIWIENQFLWASGPLCKERCPQYSKDLSENLLQWQKKTYGNVPPTNYQSGDLSFVNYNPMFMNDAAPDQDVYTSYGSDNLRRLQAAKRHYDPTGFFTNRQGGFKLPA; from the exons ATGCAATACCTCGCACTGCTGGCGGGCCTCCTGgcctccgcagcagcagtTCCAACATCCGACACGCTCAAAATCTGCGATTATCTCTACCAGAAATATCCAAACTTTCTCGCCTACGACACGCTAGGCCTGTCGGCGTTGAAGACCGTTGCGAACGCCTCGCAATACACT GAAATCAACAGCGT ATATTGGAACAATGAAAACTCCTATGCCTACCGAGCTGCCTGTGCTTTCTTCCCGGACAACGCTGAGAAGGTCTCCGATGCCGTCAAGCAGCTCAACAAGTACCCTTCCGTCAAGTTTGGACTGAAGTCTGGAGGTCACAACCCAGCTCCTGGCTTCTCAGCAGTCGATCAAGGCGTCCTAATCTCGTTCGAGCCGAACCTCGCATCGACGACTCGGACTGCGGATGGGAACCACTTTCTTGTCGGACCCGGCGCTCGGTGGGGCGATGTCTACAAGGAGGCAGGCAAGACTCAACAAATCGTTGTCGGAGGCCGGCTAGGTCACATCGGTGTTGGTGGCTTTGTGCTCGGCGGTGGTTTGTCGTACTATTCGGCACAATAT GGCCTCGCGTGCGACAACGTCGACAACTTTGAGGTCGTTCTGGCAGACGGAACCATCACCAACGCCAACAGAACCTCCGAACCAGAGCTTTTCTTCTCGCTAAGGGGCGGTGGCAATCAGTTCGCCATCGTGACCCAGATGACGATGCAAGCCCACCCAGAAGGTGTCAACGGTCAAGTCTGGGGCGGCATTCGAGCCTACAGCTCCGAGAAGCGACATGAGCTCTTCCGCGCCGTCACCAACTTCATCAGAACCTACCCCGACGCCAAAGCCGCCATCATCCCGGTCTTCCA ATTCGGCCTCCccctcaacctcctcaacGCCGTCACCGGCccaatcgtcttcttcttctacgaCGGCCCTaccccaccctcctccctcttcgccgAATTCGACGCCATCACGCCCCTCGTGTCGGACACCAGCACAAAGTCATACTACGACCTCTCCCAAGAAGCCGGCGGCGCAAGCCTCAACGGCTTCGGCAACTCCTTCCGCGAAGTCACCGTACAAAACCTCCCGGAGGACATGATGGTCGACTACCTCGACGTCTACTGGAACAGGACCTACAAGCGAGTCCTGACAGATGGTCTGGAACAACCGCTTGACGTGCAGCTTGTCGGCTTCACGCCACAACCTGTTTCTGTGCGTATCGCCGAAGCGTCGCAGGCTCAGGGCGGGAATGCGTTGGGACTGGACCCGAAGAATGGAGATCGCATCTGGATCGAAAACCAGTTCTTGTGGGCGAGTGGACCGTTGTGCAAGGAGAGATGTCCGCAGTACTCAAAAGATTTGTCGGAAAACTTGTTGCAGTGGCAGAAGAAGACGTACGGGAATGTGCCGCCGACGAATTATCAGTCTGGAGATTTGTCGTTTGTCAA CTACAACCCGATGTTTATGAACGATGCGGCCCCAGACCAAGATGTCTACACGAGTTATGGTTCGGACAACTTGCGGCGACTTCAAGCGGCGAAGAGGCATTATGATCCGACGGGGTTCTTCACGAATCGACAGGGCGGGTTCAAGTTGCCTGCATGA
- the CYP-25 gene encoding putative P450 monooxygenase (P450 with unknown function. This model is located close to a putative geranylgeranyl transferase and genes potentially involved in the processing of aromatic compounds. Multiple seq alignment and NJ analysis clustered this model with E_GW.10.660.1. Comparison with characterized p450s did not yield significant matches. ...), which translates to MASLLNAIALVTVKAIVSVLVLIIGIIIYRLYFHSLSNIPGPRLAGISNFWHAYHARNGRMLEIGTNLHRQYGRMVPLKDIPSPASMQAVALALNRPSVTPCLGLSFPDTLDLLGEFDLDRYRLQRRLIGPLYQTRSLLKHEKSINEVLLHAVARLKGLNGAPVDLKEWMHIITVECLTAVVLSWSPGYLKAGTDHGVGPHAYLGWRRKSVFGLFPWAEVMDAYSRTLGRTFAKGWRLTYQPPAHYKALFPLLGTKVSKRINAALRPIPPKDGRNDLTAELIQLHKDKPEFSKDYLKRMVMTNFGAGHETTTSTLISVLTMLGLHAEAQGRVAAEISNTPRESQSVSYAEATDLTYTQAAIKESQRLHPVIGMSLSRRVPPAGLQVHGQYFPPGTTVGCNPISLHRNPEIFGPDAELFNPERWLHSSRVQDMERCNLLWGAGCGYVGAPFQG; encoded by the exons ATGGCGTCTCTGCTCAACGCCATTGCCTTGGTCACCGTGAAAGCGATTGTCTCTGTTCTGGTCCTGATCATCGGCATCATCATCTATCGACTATACTTCCACTCTCTTTCCAACATTCCCGGACCACGACTCGCAGGAATCAGCAATTTCTGGCACGCCTATCATGCTCGCAATGGTCGAATGCTGGAGATTGGGACGAACTTGCACAGGCAGTATGGCCGTATG GTGCCACTCAAGGATATCCCAAGTCCAGCTTCTATG CAAGCAGTCGCTTTAGCCCTGAATCGGCCGTCTGTAACTCCATGTCTTGGACTTTCGTTCCCGGACACACTTGACCTACTTGGCGAGTTCGATCTTGACCGCTACCGTCTTCAACGTCGGCTTATTGGGCCTCTGTACCAGACACGAAGTCTTCTCAAGCACGAGAAGTCCATTAATGAAGTTCTGCTCCATGCTGTCGCTCGCCTGAAGGGTCTCAACGGCGCACCAGTCGACCTCAAAGAATGGATGCACATCATTACAGTCGAATGCCTGACCGCTGTCGTTCTCTCGTGGTCCCCAGGATACCTCAAAGCTGGCACAGACCATGGCGTTGGACCGCACGCGTACCTGGGTTGGAGACGGAAGAGTGTTTTTGGTCTGTTTCCTTGGGCTGAAGTGATGGATGCGTACTCACGGACGCTGGGAAGGACTTTCGCCAAAGGATGGCGTCTCACGTACCAACCTCCGGCGCACTACAAAGCTCTCTTTCCACTTCTCGGCACGAAAGTATCGAAGAGGATCAATGCTGCTCTGCGCCCAATACCGCCAAAGGATGGTCGGAATGACCTCACAGCCGAACTGATCCAGTTGCACAAGGACAAGCCCGAATTCTCCAAGGACTACCTCAAACGCATGGTCATGACCAACTTTGGTGCAGGCCACGAGACCACGACTTCAACCCTCATCTCAGTCTTGACCATGCTCGGCCTGCACGCAGAAGCTCAAGGGCGAGTCGCTGCCGAAATTTCCAACACACCAAGGGAGTCGCAGTCAGTCTCATATGCCGAAGCAACAGATCTCACCTACACCCAAGCAGCCATCAAAGAGTCTCAACGTCTCCACCCAGTGATCGGAATGAGTCTCTCCCGCCGTGTGCCACCTGCAGGGCTCCAGGTCCATGGCCAGTACTTTCCTCCTGGCACAACCGTCGGCTGCAACCCAATCTCTCTACACCGTAACCCAGAAATCTTCGGCCCCGATGCGGAACTCTTCAATCCTGAACGCTGGTTGCATTCAAGCAGGGTCCAGGATATGGAGAGATGCAACCTACTCTGGGGCGCAG GTTGTGGCTACGTTGGTGCGCCATTTCAAGGTTGA